The proteins below come from a single Hyperolius riggenbachi isolate aHypRig1 chromosome 8, aHypRig1.pri, whole genome shotgun sequence genomic window:
- the LOC137527319 gene encoding olfactory receptor 6C74-like, with product MYTNQTVRYFIIRGFSDDPEMQIWIFFLVLIIYLITLGGNLTIFLLICVDRNLHTPMYCFLANLSVVDISSSTISLHKILTSFITHDKTISYLSCMLQTYLFGSLIGHELLILTAMSYDRYVAVCNPLRYHLVMNIRTCAILMSACWLVGFLQVAPIDGILYSFSCYSSIDVNHFFCDIVALMKTSCNDTSFLEFLFFIEGITVLSVTPFVLTFIPYIFIIIAILKIRSNRGRYKAFYTCSSHLTVVILLYTTLVSQYMTPNLSSTLDSKKYFALFNTAAVPMLNPLIYSLKNKDVKKALKRNLSKFKLIS from the coding sequence ATGTATACAAACCAGACTGTCAGATATTTCATTATCAGAGGATTCTCAGATGATCCTGAAATGCAGATCTGGATCTTCTTTCTGGTTCTGATCATCTATCTTATCACTCTTGGTGGCAACCTGACaattttcctcctcatttgtgtagACCGTAACCTCCACACCCCAATGTACTGCTTCCTGGCCAACTTGTCTGTTGTGGACATTTCGAGTTCCACCATCTCTTTGCACAAAATCCTCACTAGTTTTATTACTCATGACAAGACTATCTCCTACCTCTCTTGCATGTTGCAAACATATCTGTTTGGTTCGTTAATAGGTCATGAACTGTTAATACTAACAGCCATGAGTTATGACCGCTATGTGGCCGTTTGCAACCCACTACGATATCACTTGGTTATGAACATTAGAACCTGTGCTATTCTTATGTCAGCTTGTTGGCTGGTGGGATTTTTACAGGTTGCTCCTATAGATGGTATTTTATATAGCTTCTCTTGTTATTCATCCATTGACGTCAACCACTTTTTCTGTGACATTGTTGCCTTGATGAAGACTTCCTGCAATGATACCTCGTTTTTGGAATTCCTGTTTTTTATAGAAGGCATAACAGTGTTAAGTGTAACTCCATTTGTTCTGACTTTCATCCCTTACATATTTATTATCATTGCCATCTTGAAGATACGTTCTAATCGGGGACGATATAAAGCTTTCTACACATGTTCATCTCACCTCACGGTGGTCATTTTGCTCTACACAACCCTTGTGAGCCAGTATATGACGCCAAATCTAAGTTCCACTTTGGActccaaaaaatattttgctcTGTTTAATACAGCTGCTGTGCCAATGCTCAATCCTCTGATCTATAGCCTGAAAAATAAGGATGTAAAAAAAGCTCTCAAGCGAAATCTAAGCAAATTTAAACTGATCAGCTAA